From Cyprinus carpio isolate SPL01 chromosome A7, ASM1834038v1, whole genome shotgun sequence, a single genomic window includes:
- the LOC109073005 gene encoding tight junction protein ZO-1-like isoform X7 — translation MKYQKYITVMQMAMGVTASNKDDCIPPKRQLWVPPDSDATAASAVTPPAAAASQGKPSLRRIKGRIHRSKSLDSIDLLDCNSTTMEETVIWEQHTVTLHRAPGFGFGIAISGGRDNPHFQSGETSIVISDVLKGGPAEGLLQENDRVAMVNGVSMDNVEHAYAVQQLRKSGKNAKITIRRKRKVQIPVSRGGDRETMSEREEEDDTEEDDYEGPARAGGASGGTSRRNERSCMAGRRDHSNSRERSISPRSDRRSVASSVPARPSKVTLVKSRKNEEYGLRLASHIFVKDISSESLAARDGNIQEGDVVLKINGTVTENLSLIDAKKLIERSKGKLKMVVQRDERATLLNVPDLDNSIPSANSDRDDISEIHSLTSDHSHERTRRSRSHSPDKRSEPSDISSHSPQQMSNGSHRSREEERISKPAALSTPVKIAEDALLVLPTEQPGDKQIPPLPEPKPVYAQPGQPDVDLPVSPSDAPVPSVTHDDSILRPSMKLVKFKKGESVGLRLAGGNDVGIFVAGVLEDSPAAKEGLEEGDQILRVNNVDFANIIREEAVLFLLDLPRGEEVTILAQRKKDVYRRIVESDVGDSFYIRTHFEYEKESPYGLSFNKGEVFRVVDTLYNGKLGSWLAIRIGKNHQEVERGIIPNKNRAEQLSSVQYTLPKTAGGDRADFWRFRGLRSSKRNLRKSREDLSAQPVQTKFPAYERVVLREAGFLRPVVIFGPIADVARDKLAREVPDVFELAKSEPKDAGNDQRSSGIIRLHTIKQIIDRDRHAVLDITPNAVDRLNYAQWYPIVVFLNPDSKQGVKNMRTRLCPESRKSARKLHERALKLRKHNHHLFTATINMNNMNDGWYGALKETIQQQQNQLVWVSEGKADGAPGDDLDLHDDRLSYISAPGSEYSMYSTDSRHTSDYEDTDTEGGAYTDQELDETLNDEVGPPTEPAITRSSEPVREDPPVIQEPPGYRVYQPEPLNRIDPAGFKAPAPQQKAEVALPKQPAPLAETAPPAVLVNVGALSAKDLPVTLTQGDFSPEAGSLFPPAPELAQPASLDPNQSGQPGSESKMYKKDIYRNNEPVQVNQNPVQPNYNPQQPLYQEDKPYRDYDHQPYRYDGGYMEPKARNFDPHLHFDSSVPPYDEQWAPYDQTSGYDPHMPYEDGLNRMYGHPQMRNDTGYDASRPRYGKPSPGPIRHDELPPVHPQYDQEVLPRTQASSRSPEPPKQQYYDPSQRPAYTQPQQRGYKNSEASVTPPKPESISPPVEPALPPPPAEVEDDPALKPRSVLTRVKMFENKRSVSVDRAREAADSGIRPVDMVPKPGTASMPKASSLSNLDQEKASRSPEPQQPQPKAADIIRSNNNDPDEDEDYYRKQLSFFDRRSFDSKPSAQLTPAIKPAQPQTQPGYYPRAESVEKINPVAPANPAVPPPTLPKPTVTPPLDSHGSPKVKHPNHEDTVQGTSLPQKSFPEKSPVNGTGEPPKTNSTATYNYNRFVPKPYTTSARPFQQKFDTPKFNHNLLPNDSQSKTDNVKAPVSTTTKPQSSPQPTDHDSGLDTFTRTMDQKPRYQQNNINAVPKAIPVSPSALEDDDDDDDSHTVVATARGIFNTNGGVLSSIETGVSIIIPQGAIPDGVEQEIYFKVCRDNSILPPLDKEKGETLLSPLVMCGPHGLKFLKPVELRLPHCASMTPDGDPKSWQNKSVPGDPNYLVGANCVSVLIDHF, via the exons AGTACAACAATGGAGGAAACTGTAATATGGGAACAGCACACGGTGACTCTTCACAGG GCACCAGGTTTCGGGTTTGGAATCGCCATCTCAGGGGGCCGTGACAACCCTCATTTCCAGAGCGGAGAGACCTCTATAGTGATCTCAGATGTGCTCAAAGGGGGACCAGCAGAGGGACTTTTACA GGAGAATGATAGAGTGGCGATGGTAAACGGTGTCTCCATGGACAATGTGGAGCATGCCTACGCTGTTCAACAGCTGAGGAAAAGTGGAAAGAATGCCAAAATT ACTATCCGCAGAAAGAGGAAGGTGCAGATTCCTGTAAGTCGAGGGGGAGACAGAGAGACTATGTCAGAGCGAGAGGAAGAGGACGACACTGAGGAGGATGATTATGAGGGTCCCGCACGTGCAGGGGGAGCGAGTGGAGGCACGAGCAGAAGAAACGAGCGCAGCTGCATGGCTGGAAGGCGGGACCACAGTAATTCTCGTGAGAGGAGCATTTCCCCACGCTCAGACAGACGATCAGTTGCCTCCAGCGTCCCAGCACGACCTTCCAAAGTCACACTCGTCAAGTCCCGCAAGAATGAAG AATATGGCCTGCGTCTGGCCAGCCACATTTTTGTAAAGGACATTTCTTCCGAAAGCCTCGCAGCCCGTGACGGCAACATACAAGAGGGAGATGTCGTTCTGAAG ATCAATGGCACAGTGACTGAGAACCTGTCTTTGATAGATGCAAAGAAGCTTATAGAGCGATCGAAAGGCAAGCTGAAGATGGTGGTGCAGAGAGACGAGAGGGCGACACTCCTCAACGTTCCAGATTTGGATAATAGCATTCCCTCAGCTAATTCAGACAGAGATG ACATTTCAGAAATTCATTCACTGACATCAGATCATTCCCATGAGCGCACCCGTCGCAGTCGATCCCATTCCCCTGACAAACGCTCCGAGCCCTCCGACATCTCCAGCCACTCTCCACAACAGATGAGCAACGGCAG CCACAGGAGTCGTGAGGAGGAGCGTATCTCCAAACCAGCGGCTCTATCCACTCCAGTTAAGATCGCGGAGGATGCACTTCTGGTTCTGCCCACAGAACAGCCCGGGGACAAACAGATCCCTCCACTACCAG AGCCGAAACCTGTGTATGCACAACCTGGGCAACCTGATGTTGATCTGCCAGTCAGCCCTTCTGACGCCCCTGTGCCCAGTGTTACCCATGATGACAGCATCCTCCG GCCTAGTATGAAGCTGGTGAAGTTTAAGAAAGGAGAAAGCGTAGGATTGAGGCTGGCAGGAGGAAATGATGTGGGGATCTTTGTGGCTGGTGTGCTGGAAGACAGTCCTGCTGCTAAGGAAGGCCTGGAGGAGGGAGACCAGATACTCAGG GTTAACAATGTTGACTTTGCAAACATCATTCGTGAGGAAGCAGTGCTGTTCCTGCTCGATCTGCCCAGAGGTGAGGAGGTCACCATCCTGGCTCAGAGGAAGAAAGATG TGTACCGGCGGATAGTGGAGTCTGATGTGGGCGACTCCTTCTACATCAGAACACACTTTGAGTATGAGAAAGAGTCTCCTTATGGCCTGAGCTTTAATAAGGGAGAGGTGTTCAGAGTGGTGGACACACTCTACAATGGCAAACTGGGCTCCTGGTTGGCCATCCGCATTGGGAAGAACCACCAGGAAGTGGAAAGAGGCATCATTCCAAACAAGAACAG GGCGGAGCAGTTATCGAGCGTACAGTACACACTCCCCAAAACTGCAGGAGGCGACCGAGCTGACTTCTGGAGGTTCAGAGGTCTGCGTAGTTCAAAGAGAAACCTGCGGAAGAGCAGAGAAGATCTATCAGCTCAGCCTGTTCAGACCAAGTTCCCTGCGTATGAGAGAGTGGTTCTTAGAGAAG CTGGGTTCCTGAGACCTGTTGTGATCTTCGGGCCAATAGCAGACGTGGCACGAGACAAACTGGCGAGAGAGGTGCCTGATGTGTTTGAGCTCGCAA AGAGTGAACCCAAAGATGCCGGCAATGACCAGCGCAGCTCGGGGATTATACGCCTTCACACTATCAAACAGATAATCGACCGG GACAGGCATGCAGTGTTGGACATTACTCCTAACGCAGTGGATCGGCTGAACTATGCTCAGTGGTATCCCATCGTGGTGTTCCTGAATCCTGACAGTAAGCAGGGCGTGAAGAACATGAGGACCAGACTGTGTCCTGAGTCCAGGAAGAGTGCCAGGAAACTCCATGAGCGTGCACTCAAACTGAGAAAGCACAACCACCACCTATTCACAG CCACCATTAACATGAACAACATGAATGATGGCTGGTATGGAGCGTTGAAGGAGACCATTCAGCAGCAACAGAACCAGCTGGTGTGGGTCTCAGAGGGCAAG GCGGACGGTGCACCTGGCGATGATTTGGACCTTCACGATGACCGTCTGTCCTATATATCTGCCCCTGGTAGCGAGTACAGTATGTACAGCACAGACAGCCGTCACACCTCAGACTATGAGGACACTGACACGGAGGGCGGAGCCTACACTGACCAGGAACTAGACGAGACCCTAAACGATGAGGTTGGACCACCCACTGAACCCGCCATCACTCGCTCCTCAGAGCCCGTCCGGGAGGACCCGCCCGTCATCCAGGAACCTCCTGGATACAGAGTGTACCAGCCTGAACCCCTGAACCGCATCGACCCCGCAGGGTTCAAGGCCCCTGCACCTCAGCAG AAAGCAGAGGTTGCTCTCCCCAAGCAGCCTGCGCCGCTGGCAGAGACAGCGCCCCCTGCTGTTCTTGTAAATGTAGGGGCCCTGAGTGCCAAGGATCTCCCGGTCACCCTCACTCAGGGGGATTTCAGCCCAGAGGCTGGCTCTCTCTTCCCACCTGCCCCTGAGCTAGCTCAACCCGCGTCTCTCGATCCCAACCAATCCGGACAACCCGGGTCAGAGTCTAAG ATGTACAAGAAGGATATCTATCGTAACAACGAGCCGGTGCAGGTGAACCAGAACCCTGTGCAGCCCAACTACAACCCCCAGCAGCCCCTCTACCAGGAAGACAAGCCATACAGAGATTATGACCACCAGCCCTACCGCTATGATGGGGGCTACATGGAACCAAAAGCTCGAAACTTTGACCCTCACCTACATTTTGACAGCAGCGTGCCTCCGTATGATGAGCAATGGGCCCCGTATGACCAAACCTCTGGATATGATCCTCATATGCCCTATGAGGACGGTCTGAACCGCATGTACGGTCACCCTCAGATGCGAAATGACACGGGCTATGATGCCAGTCGACCTCGCTATGGCAAACCCAGCCCTGGACCGATCCGACATGATGAACTGCCCCCTGTGCACCCACAATATGACCAGGAAGTTCTCCCTCGTACTCAAGCTTCCTCCCGCTCCCCCGAACCCCCCAAACAACAGTACTACGACCCATCCCAGAGGCCTGCCTACACTCAACCACAACAGAGGGGCTACAAGAACTCTGAGGCCTCCGTGACCCCTCCCAAACCTGAATCCATCTCACCACCAGTGGAGCCTGCGCTTCCTCCTCCTCCAGCCGAAGTAGAGGATGACCCAGCCTTGAAGCCCCGGTCCGTGCTCACGAGGGTTAAAATGTTTGAGAACAAGCGATCCGTGTCTGTGGACAGAGCAAGAGAGGCTGCAGACTCTGGTATTCGG CCTGTGGACATGGTGCCTAAACCTGGCACTGCCTCCATGCCCAAAGCCAGTTCTCTAAGTAACCTGGACCAAGAGAAGGCCTCTAG ATCTCCAGAGCCCCAGCAGCCCCAGCCTAAAGCAGCAGATATCATTCGCTCAAATAACAATGACCCTGATGAGGATGAGGATTACTACAGGAAACAGCTGTCTTTCTTCGACCGCCGAAGCTTTGACAGCAAACCCTCTGCACAGCTGACACCTGCCATCAAACCAGCCCAACCCCAGACCCAGCCAGGGTACTACCCCAG GGCAGAGTCAGTGGAGAAGATCAACCCTGTTGCTCCAGCTAATCCAGCTGTCCCGCCCCCGACCCTTCCCAAACCCACAG tgaccCCACCTCTCGACTCTCATGGATCTCCCAAAGTGAAGCATCCCAATCATGAAGACACAGTCCAGGGCACTTCCCTGCCTCAGAAAAGCTTCCCAGAGAAGTCTCCTGTTAACGGCACCGGTGAACCTCCAAAGACCAACAGCACTGCCACGTACAACTACAACCGTTTTGTGCCCAAGCCGTACACAACCTCTGCAAGACCGTTCCAGCAAAAGTTTGACACCCCCAAGTTCAACCACAATCTCCTGCCTAATGACTCTCAAAGTAAGACAGATAATGTGAAAGCTCCCGTCAGTACCACAACCAAACCACAGAGCTCACCCCAGCCGACAGACCACGACAGCGGCCTGGACACCTTCACCCGCACCATGGACCAGAAACCCAGATACCAGCAGAACAACATCAACGCCGTACCCAAGGCAATACCTGTCAG CCCGAGTGCTttggaggatgatgatgatgatgatgacagccACACGGTGGTGGCGACGGCACGGGGCATCTTCAACACTAACGGCGGGGTCCTGAGCTCCATTGAGACGGGAGTGAGCATCATTATCCCTCAGGGAGCCATTCCTGACGGTGTGGAGCAAGAGATCTACTTCAAAGTATGTCGGGATAACAGCATCCTGCCACCTCTAGACAAAGAGAAAG GTGAAACTCTGCTGAGTCCCCTGGTGATGTGTGGTCCCCACGGCCTGAAGTTCCTGAAGCCAGTGGAGCTCCGCCTACCTCACTGTGCGTCTATGACCCCTGATG GTGATCCTAAGAGTTGGCAGAACAAATCTGTCCCTGGGGATCCCAACTACCTGGTTGGAGCCAACTGTGTGTCTGTGCTTATTGACCATTTCTGA
- the LOC109073005 gene encoding tight junction protein ZO-1-like isoform X8 codes for MSAKAAINKSTTMEETVIWEQHTVTLHRAPGFGFGIAISGGRDNPHFQSGETSIVISDVLKGGPAEGLLQENDRVAMVNGVSMDNVEHAYAVQQLRKSGKNAKITIRRKRKVQIPVSRGGDRETMSEREEEDDTEEDDYEGPARAGGASGGTSRRNERSCMAGRRDHSNSRERSISPRSDRRSVASSVPARPSKVTLVKSRKNEEYGLRLASHIFVKDISSESLAARDGNIQEGDVVLKINGTVTENLSLIDAKKLIERSKGKLKMVVQRDERATLLNVPDLDNSIPSANSDRDDISEIHSLTSDHSHERTRRSRSHSPDKRSEPSDISSHSPQQMSNGRLTGSFLTRMLPLHRSREEERISKPAALSTPVKIAEDALLVLPTEQPGDKQIPPLPEPKPVYAQPGQPDVDLPVSPSDAPVPSVTHDDSILRPSMKLVKFKKGESVGLRLAGGNDVGIFVAGVLEDSPAAKEGLEEGDQILRVNNVDFANIIREEAVLFLLDLPRGEEVTILAQRKKDVYRRIVESDVGDSFYIRTHFEYEKESPYGLSFNKGEVFRVVDTLYNGKLGSWLAIRIGKNHQEVERGIIPNKNRAEQLSSVQYTLPKTAGGDRADFWRFRGLRSSKRNLRKSREDLSAQPVQTKFPAYERVVLREAGFLRPVVIFGPIADVARDKLAREVPDVFELAKTQHPDGREKSEPKDAGNDQRSSGIIRLHTIKQIIDRDRHAVLDITPNAVDRLNYAQWYPIVVFLNPDSKQGVKNMRTRLCPESRKSARKLHERALKLRKHNHHLFTATINMNNMNDGWYGALKETIQQQQNQLVWVSEGKADGAPGDDLDLHDDRLSYISAPGSEYSMYSTDSRHTSDYEDTDTEGGAYTDQELDETLNDEVGPPTEPAITRSSEPVREDPPVIQEPPGYRVYQPEPLNRIDPAGFKAPAPQQKAEVALPKQPAPLAETAPPAVLVNVGALSAKDLPVTLTQGDFSPEAGSLFPPAPELAQPASLDPNQSGQPGSESKMYKKDIYRNNEPVQVNQNPVQPNYNPQQPLYQEDKPYRDYDHQPYRYDGGYMEPKARNFDPHLHFDSSVPPYDEQWAPYDQTSGYDPHMPYEDGLNRMYGHPQMRNDTGYDASRPRYGKPSPGPIRHDELPPVHPQYDQEVLPRTQASSRSPEPPKQQYYDPSQRPAYTQPQQRGYKNSEASVTPPKPESISPPVEPALPPPPAEVEDDPALKPRSVLTRVKMFENKRSVSVDRAREAADSGIRPVDMVPKPGTASMPKASSLSNLDQEKASRSPEPQQPQPKAADIIRSNNNDPDEDEDYYRKQLSFFDRRSFDSKPSAQLTPAIKPAQPQTQPGYYPRAESVEKINPVAPANPAVPPPTLPKPTVTPPLDSHGSPKVKHPNHEDTVQGTSLPQKSFPEKSPVNGTGEPPKTNSTATYNYNRFVPKPYTTSARPFQQKFDTPKFNHNLLPNDSQSKTDNVKAPVSTTTKPQSSPQPTDHDSGLDTFTRTMDQKPRYQQNNINAVPKAIPVSPSALEDDDDDDDSHTVVATARGIFNTNGGVLSSIETGVSIIIPQGAIPDGVEQEIYFKVCRDNSILPPLDKEKGETLLSPLVMCGPHGLKFLKPVELRLPHCASMTPDGWSFALKSSDSSSGDPKSWQNKSVPGDPNYLVGANCVSVLIDHF; via the exons AGTACAACAATGGAGGAAACTGTAATATGGGAACAGCACACGGTGACTCTTCACAGG GCACCAGGTTTCGGGTTTGGAATCGCCATCTCAGGGGGCCGTGACAACCCTCATTTCCAGAGCGGAGAGACCTCTATAGTGATCTCAGATGTGCTCAAAGGGGGACCAGCAGAGGGACTTTTACA GGAGAATGATAGAGTGGCGATGGTAAACGGTGTCTCCATGGACAATGTGGAGCATGCCTACGCTGTTCAACAGCTGAGGAAAAGTGGAAAGAATGCCAAAATT ACTATCCGCAGAAAGAGGAAGGTGCAGATTCCTGTAAGTCGAGGGGGAGACAGAGAGACTATGTCAGAGCGAGAGGAAGAGGACGACACTGAGGAGGATGATTATGAGGGTCCCGCACGTGCAGGGGGAGCGAGTGGAGGCACGAGCAGAAGAAACGAGCGCAGCTGCATGGCTGGAAGGCGGGACCACAGTAATTCTCGTGAGAGGAGCATTTCCCCACGCTCAGACAGACGATCAGTTGCCTCCAGCGTCCCAGCACGACCTTCCAAAGTCACACTCGTCAAGTCCCGCAAGAATGAAG AATATGGCCTGCGTCTGGCCAGCCACATTTTTGTAAAGGACATTTCTTCCGAAAGCCTCGCAGCCCGTGACGGCAACATACAAGAGGGAGATGTCGTTCTGAAG ATCAATGGCACAGTGACTGAGAACCTGTCTTTGATAGATGCAAAGAAGCTTATAGAGCGATCGAAAGGCAAGCTGAAGATGGTGGTGCAGAGAGACGAGAGGGCGACACTCCTCAACGTTCCAGATTTGGATAATAGCATTCCCTCAGCTAATTCAGACAGAGATG ACATTTCAGAAATTCATTCACTGACATCAGATCATTCCCATGAGCGCACCCGTCGCAGTCGATCCCATTCCCCTGACAAACGCTCCGAGCCCTCCGACATCTCCAGCCACTCTCCACAACAGATGAGCAACGGCAG GCTGACGGGCTCTTTTCTCACCAGAATGCTCCCGCT CCACAGGAGTCGTGAGGAGGAGCGTATCTCCAAACCAGCGGCTCTATCCACTCCAGTTAAGATCGCGGAGGATGCACTTCTGGTTCTGCCCACAGAACAGCCCGGGGACAAACAGATCCCTCCACTACCAG AGCCGAAACCTGTGTATGCACAACCTGGGCAACCTGATGTTGATCTGCCAGTCAGCCCTTCTGACGCCCCTGTGCCCAGTGTTACCCATGATGACAGCATCCTCCG GCCTAGTATGAAGCTGGTGAAGTTTAAGAAAGGAGAAAGCGTAGGATTGAGGCTGGCAGGAGGAAATGATGTGGGGATCTTTGTGGCTGGTGTGCTGGAAGACAGTCCTGCTGCTAAGGAAGGCCTGGAGGAGGGAGACCAGATACTCAGG GTTAACAATGTTGACTTTGCAAACATCATTCGTGAGGAAGCAGTGCTGTTCCTGCTCGATCTGCCCAGAGGTGAGGAGGTCACCATCCTGGCTCAGAGGAAGAAAGATG TGTACCGGCGGATAGTGGAGTCTGATGTGGGCGACTCCTTCTACATCAGAACACACTTTGAGTATGAGAAAGAGTCTCCTTATGGCCTGAGCTTTAATAAGGGAGAGGTGTTCAGAGTGGTGGACACACTCTACAATGGCAAACTGGGCTCCTGGTTGGCCATCCGCATTGGGAAGAACCACCAGGAAGTGGAAAGAGGCATCATTCCAAACAAGAACAG GGCGGAGCAGTTATCGAGCGTACAGTACACACTCCCCAAAACTGCAGGAGGCGACCGAGCTGACTTCTGGAGGTTCAGAGGTCTGCGTAGTTCAAAGAGAAACCTGCGGAAGAGCAGAGAAGATCTATCAGCTCAGCCTGTTCAGACCAAGTTCCCTGCGTATGAGAGAGTGGTTCTTAGAGAAG CTGGGTTCCTGAGACCTGTTGTGATCTTCGGGCCAATAGCAGACGTGGCACGAGACAAACTGGCGAGAGAGGTGCCTGATGTGTTTGAGCTCGCAA AGACACAGCACCCAGATGGAAGGGAAA AGAGTGAACCCAAAGATGCCGGCAATGACCAGCGCAGCTCGGGGATTATACGCCTTCACACTATCAAACAGATAATCGACCGG GACAGGCATGCAGTGTTGGACATTACTCCTAACGCAGTGGATCGGCTGAACTATGCTCAGTGGTATCCCATCGTGGTGTTCCTGAATCCTGACAGTAAGCAGGGCGTGAAGAACATGAGGACCAGACTGTGTCCTGAGTCCAGGAAGAGTGCCAGGAAACTCCATGAGCGTGCACTCAAACTGAGAAAGCACAACCACCACCTATTCACAG CCACCATTAACATGAACAACATGAATGATGGCTGGTATGGAGCGTTGAAGGAGACCATTCAGCAGCAACAGAACCAGCTGGTGTGGGTCTCAGAGGGCAAG GCGGACGGTGCACCTGGCGATGATTTGGACCTTCACGATGACCGTCTGTCCTATATATCTGCCCCTGGTAGCGAGTACAGTATGTACAGCACAGACAGCCGTCACACCTCAGACTATGAGGACACTGACACGGAGGGCGGAGCCTACACTGACCAGGAACTAGACGAGACCCTAAACGATGAGGTTGGACCACCCACTGAACCCGCCATCACTCGCTCCTCAGAGCCCGTCCGGGAGGACCCGCCCGTCATCCAGGAACCTCCTGGATACAGAGTGTACCAGCCTGAACCCCTGAACCGCATCGACCCCGCAGGGTTCAAGGCCCCTGCACCTCAGCAG AAAGCAGAGGTTGCTCTCCCCAAGCAGCCTGCGCCGCTGGCAGAGACAGCGCCCCCTGCTGTTCTTGTAAATGTAGGGGCCCTGAGTGCCAAGGATCTCCCGGTCACCCTCACTCAGGGGGATTTCAGCCCAGAGGCTGGCTCTCTCTTCCCACCTGCCCCTGAGCTAGCTCAACCCGCGTCTCTCGATCCCAACCAATCCGGACAACCCGGGTCAGAGTCTAAG ATGTACAAGAAGGATATCTATCGTAACAACGAGCCGGTGCAGGTGAACCAGAACCCTGTGCAGCCCAACTACAACCCCCAGCAGCCCCTCTACCAGGAAGACAAGCCATACAGAGATTATGACCACCAGCCCTACCGCTATGATGGGGGCTACATGGAACCAAAAGCTCGAAACTTTGACCCTCACCTACATTTTGACAGCAGCGTGCCTCCGTATGATGAGCAATGGGCCCCGTATGACCAAACCTCTGGATATGATCCTCATATGCCCTATGAGGACGGTCTGAACCGCATGTACGGTCACCCTCAGATGCGAAATGACACGGGCTATGATGCCAGTCGACCTCGCTATGGCAAACCCAGCCCTGGACCGATCCGACATGATGAACTGCCCCCTGTGCACCCACAATATGACCAGGAAGTTCTCCCTCGTACTCAAGCTTCCTCCCGCTCCCCCGAACCCCCCAAACAACAGTACTACGACCCATCCCAGAGGCCTGCCTACACTCAACCACAACAGAGGGGCTACAAGAACTCTGAGGCCTCCGTGACCCCTCCCAAACCTGAATCCATCTCACCACCAGTGGAGCCTGCGCTTCCTCCTCCTCCAGCCGAAGTAGAGGATGACCCAGCCTTGAAGCCCCGGTCCGTGCTCACGAGGGTTAAAATGTTTGAGAACAAGCGATCCGTGTCTGTGGACAGAGCAAGAGAGGCTGCAGACTCTGGTATTCGG CCTGTGGACATGGTGCCTAAACCTGGCACTGCCTCCATGCCCAAAGCCAGTTCTCTAAGTAACCTGGACCAAGAGAAGGCCTCTAG ATCTCCAGAGCCCCAGCAGCCCCAGCCTAAAGCAGCAGATATCATTCGCTCAAATAACAATGACCCTGATGAGGATGAGGATTACTACAGGAAACAGCTGTCTTTCTTCGACCGCCGAAGCTTTGACAGCAAACCCTCTGCACAGCTGACACCTGCCATCAAACCAGCCCAACCCCAGACCCAGCCAGGGTACTACCCCAG GGCAGAGTCAGTGGAGAAGATCAACCCTGTTGCTCCAGCTAATCCAGCTGTCCCGCCCCCGACCCTTCCCAAACCCACAG tgaccCCACCTCTCGACTCTCATGGATCTCCCAAAGTGAAGCATCCCAATCATGAAGACACAGTCCAGGGCACTTCCCTGCCTCAGAAAAGCTTCCCAGAGAAGTCTCCTGTTAACGGCACCGGTGAACCTCCAAAGACCAACAGCACTGCCACGTACAACTACAACCGTTTTGTGCCCAAGCCGTACACAACCTCTGCAAGACCGTTCCAGCAAAAGTTTGACACCCCCAAGTTCAACCACAATCTCCTGCCTAATGACTCTCAAAGTAAGACAGATAATGTGAAAGCTCCCGTCAGTACCACAACCAAACCACAGAGCTCACCCCAGCCGACAGACCACGACAGCGGCCTGGACACCTTCACCCGCACCATGGACCAGAAACCCAGATACCAGCAGAACAACATCAACGCCGTACCCAAGGCAATACCTGTCAG CCCGAGTGCTttggaggatgatgatgatgatgatgacagccACACGGTGGTGGCGACGGCACGGGGCATCTTCAACACTAACGGCGGGGTCCTGAGCTCCATTGAGACGGGAGTGAGCATCATTATCCCTCAGGGAGCCATTCCTGACGGTGTGGAGCAAGAGATCTACTTCAAAGTATGTCGGGATAACAGCATCCTGCCACCTCTAGACAAAGAGAAAG GTGAAACTCTGCTGAGTCCCCTGGTGATGTGTGGTCCCCACGGCCTGAAGTTCCTGAAGCCAGTGGAGCTCCGCCTACCTCACTGTGCGTCTATGACCCCTGATGGTTGGTCTTTTGCTCTAAAATCATCCGACTCCTCGTCGG GTGATCCTAAGAGTTGGCAGAACAAATCTGTCCCTGGGGATCCCAACTACCTGGTTGGAGCCAACTGTGTGTCTGTGCTTATTGACCATTTCTGA